One Helianthus annuus cultivar XRQ/B chromosome 7, HanXRQr2.0-SUNRISE, whole genome shotgun sequence genomic region harbors:
- the LOC110929770 gene encoding LOB domain-containing protein 12, with protein MAPGHSPCASCKLLRRRCIKDCIFAPYFPSNDPHKFAVVHKVFGASNVSKMLQGLPLHQREDAVNSLVYEANARTKDPVYGCVGEISHLQNQVSQLQMQLATTHAEILCIRMQQEPLAPTPTNGLVPVHPTHNNMLTTDRKVASNDISYSCLHNITNPNNQYFNFTSNGVIAYDDLKRESSSLWT; from the exons ATGGCACCGGGCCATTCTCCATGTGCATCATGCAAATTACTAAGAAGACGATGTATCAAGGACTGCATTTTCGCACCCTATTTTCCATCTAACGACCCTCACAAGTTCGCGGttgttcacaaagtctttggtgCTAGTAATGTTAGCAAAATGTTACAG GGCCTTCCGCTTCATCAAAGAGAGGATGCGGTGAACAGCCTAGTCTATGAAGCGAATGCCAGAACGAAAGACCCAGTGTATGGATGTGTAGGAGAGATTTCACACTTACAAAACCAAGTTTCACAGTTGCAAATGCAGTTAGCCACTACTCATGCCGAGATACTATGCATCCGAATGCAACAAGAGCCACTTGCACCAACACCGACTAATGGTCTAGTCCCGGTCCACCCTACACACAACAACATGTTAACAACAGACCGGAAGGTTGCTTCAAATGACATATCATATTCATGTCTACACAACATCACTAATCCGAATAATCAATACTTCAACTTCACTTCTAACGGTGTTATCGCCTATGACGATCTAAAGAGGGAATCATCTTCTCTTTGGacatga